From the Hyphomicrobium sp. ghe19 genome, one window contains:
- a CDS encoding cadherin-like domain-containing protein, producing the protein MADSRGVLIIGEGAVLKGEVKSGGQKVEIWGYVEGKVSASEVVVQEGGQLFGTVNSDTAEIRGHIQGDVRVQQLIQIKSTGHAAGKIKYGRLSMEEGGELSAHVRNIPPTIGGDLDLTVPKGGVVRITTADLNALDPDDKPEDLHFQISNAAGGYLALSSNPKLPVSSFSQADLEKGVVYFAHDGSDAQKARFNVQVTDLSGASSGPAKTVNVAIRT; encoded by the coding sequence ATGGCCGATAGTCGTGGTGTGCTGATAATCGGCGAGGGCGCCGTCCTCAAGGGCGAGGTCAAGAGCGGCGGCCAGAAAGTCGAAATCTGGGGCTACGTCGAGGGCAAGGTTTCCGCCTCCGAAGTCGTTGTCCAGGAAGGCGGTCAGCTCTTCGGAACCGTCAATTCCGACACCGCCGAGATCCGCGGGCACATCCAAGGCGATGTGCGGGTTCAGCAACTCATCCAGATCAAGAGCACCGGCCACGCTGCCGGAAAAATTAAATACGGCCGCCTGTCGATGGAAGAGGGCGGCGAGCTATCCGCACACGTGCGCAACATTCCCCCGACGATCGGCGGCGACCTGGATCTCACCGTTCCGAAGGGCGGCGTGGTCCGCATCACGACGGCCGACCTCAATGCCCTCGATCCGGACGACAAACCCGAAGATCTGCATTTTCAAATCTCGAACGCCGCCGGCGGCTATCTGGCGCTTTCGAGCAACCCGAAGCTTCCGGTCAGCTCCTTCTCCCAGGCCGACCTGGAGAAGGGCGTCGTCTACTTCGCGCACGACGGCTCGGATGCTCAAAAAGCCCGGTTCAACGTCCAGGTAACGGACCTCTCCGGCGCCAGCTCCGGCCCCGCAAAGACCGTGAACGTCGCGATCCGGACCTAG
- the crcB gene encoding fluoride efflux transporter CrcB produces MQNYIWIAIGSAIGGVGRYWLSGVIAVLAGETFPLGTLIVNITGSIAIGFIATLTGPDGRLFVSSTTRQFMMIGLCGGYTTFSSFSLQTLNLMNDGQWLYAALNIGASVFLCLVGVWLGHVAAVHVNSLKWV; encoded by the coding sequence ATGCAAAACTACATATGGATCGCCATCGGCAGCGCCATCGGCGGGGTGGGACGCTACTGGCTCTCGGGCGTGATCGCGGTCCTTGCCGGCGAAACCTTTCCTTTGGGCACGCTGATCGTCAATATTACCGGCTCCATCGCCATCGGATTTATCGCGACGCTGACTGGGCCTGATGGACGCCTGTTCGTATCCAGCACCACGCGTCAATTCATGATGATCGGGCTTTGCGGCGGCTACACGACATTCTCCTCGTTCAGCCTGCAAACGCTCAATCTGATGAATGACGGGCAGTGGCTATATGCTGCTCTCAATATTGGCGCGTCGGTTTTCCTCTGCCTTGTCGGGGTTTGGCTGGGGCACGTCGCCGCCGTTCACGTCAATTCGCTGAAATGGGTGTGA
- a CDS encoding DUF190 domain-containing protein, translating to MQIPRDAVLLRIFFGEDDKAGRQPLYEAIVLKAREMHLAGATVLRGPMGFGKSSRLHTTKVLRLSEDLPIIIEIVDSKEKIDAFLPELEKLMGSGLVTLENVKVLRYGDGGPAA from the coding sequence ATGCAGATCCCCCGCGATGCCGTGCTGCTCAGGATTTTTTTCGGCGAGGACGACAAGGCCGGTCGCCAGCCCCTTTACGAAGCCATCGTCCTCAAGGCGCGCGAGATGCATCTTGCCGGAGCGACCGTCTTGAGGGGGCCCATGGGCTTCGGCAAATCGAGCCGGCTGCACACGACGAAAGTGCTGCGTTTGTCGGAAGACTTGCCGATCATCATAGAGATCGTGGACTCCAAGGAGAAGATCGACGCGTTTCTGCCGGAGCTCGAGAAACTGATGGGAAGCGGTCTCGTCACGCTCGAGAACGTCAAGGTGCTGCGCTATGGCGACGGCGGACCGGCTGCATAG
- a CDS encoding replication-associated recombination protein A — protein MANLFEAAGLEKSAPRPLADRLRPKTLAEVVGQDHIVGPDGTLTRMLKSGRVPSLVFWGPPGSGKTTIARLLANETKLAFEQLSAIFSGVADLRKAFERAKMMREQGKGTLLFIDEIHRFNRSQQDSFLPYMEDGTITLVGATTENPSFELNAAVLSRANVLVLNRLDDANLETILSRAETEVGRPLPLNDDARSALKGMADGDGRAILNLVEDVFAAAPAKGKPLDREALVKLVQRRAPLYDKSREGHYNLISALHKAVRGSDPDAALYYFCRMLDGGEDRLFLARRLVRMAVEDIGLADPQALVVCNAAKDAFDFLGSPEGELALAEAVIYVATAPKSNANYVAFKAAMRAAKEHGSLAPPKTILNAPTKLMEEEGYGSDYLYDHDQPDAFSGQNYFPDEFRKRPQYYDPPERGFEREIKKRLDYWAKLRAERNK, from the coding sequence ATGGCCAATCTCTTCGAAGCTGCAGGACTTGAAAAAAGCGCGCCGCGTCCGCTTGCGGACCGTCTGCGCCCGAAAACGCTCGCCGAGGTCGTCGGTCAGGACCACATCGTCGGGCCCGACGGCACGCTGACGCGCATGCTGAAAAGCGGCCGCGTCCCGAGCCTTGTTTTCTGGGGACCGCCGGGCTCCGGCAAGACGACGATCGCACGCCTTCTCGCGAATGAAACAAAGCTGGCATTCGAGCAGCTTTCCGCGATCTTTTCAGGCGTCGCCGATCTTCGCAAAGCCTTCGAGCGCGCCAAGATGATGCGCGAACAGGGCAAGGGCACGCTGCTCTTCATCGACGAGATCCATCGCTTCAACCGATCGCAGCAGGACAGCTTCCTGCCGTACATGGAAGACGGGACGATCACGCTCGTCGGCGCAACGACTGAGAACCCGTCGTTCGAACTCAACGCCGCCGTTCTGTCGCGCGCCAACGTCCTGGTGCTGAACAGGCTCGATGATGCGAACCTCGAGACGATCCTGTCTCGCGCCGAGACAGAAGTTGGCCGTCCGCTTCCTCTGAACGACGACGCCCGCAGTGCGCTGAAGGGGATGGCCGATGGCGATGGCCGCGCCATTCTCAATCTCGTCGAGGACGTGTTCGCCGCCGCACCGGCGAAGGGCAAACCGCTCGACCGCGAAGCCTTGGTCAAGCTCGTGCAACGCCGCGCGCCGCTTTACGATAAGTCGCGCGAAGGCCACTACAATCTGATCTCGGCTTTGCATAAGGCCGTACGCGGATCAGATCCCGACGCGGCCCTCTACTATTTCTGCCGTATGCTCGATGGCGGCGAAGACCGTCTCTTTCTCGCTCGCCGCTTGGTGCGCATGGCGGTCGAAGACATCGGCCTTGCAGATCCGCAGGCGCTCGTCGTCTGCAACGCCGCGAAGGACGCTTTCGATTTTCTCGGCAGCCCGGAGGGCGAGTTGGCATTGGCCGAAGCTGTCATCTACGTAGCGACGGCGCCGAAATCGAACGCAAACTATGTCGCCTTCAAAGCTGCGATGCGGGCGGCGAAGGAGCACGGCTCGCTGGCGCCGCCGAAGACGATACTCAACGCACCGACGAAGCTGATGGAGGAGGAGGGCTATGGCTCCGACTACCTTTACGATCACGATCAGCCGGACGCCTTCTCGGGCCAGAACTATTTTCCTGACGAGTTCCGGAAGCGCCCGCAGTATTACGATCCGCCCGAACGCGGTTTTGAGCGCGAGATCAAGAAGCGTCTCGACTACTGGGCGAAGCTGAGAGCAGAACGGAACAAATAA
- a CDS encoding NAD-dependent epimerase/dehydratase family protein, with amino-acid sequence MAANPPVVVTGASGLIAKYTIAEFLRRGFAVRGTLRSMDKADEVRRAVAKLGCDPEKVSFIVADLSGDGGWDEAVAGSEIVVHTASPFPIAQPSDPEEVIRPAVDGTLRVLKAATRGAVRRVVLTSSTVAIFYPSDVPKGHIYSEADVTDETRRDLTPYIKSKTIAEKAAWDFTESEPGAPGLVVINPSFVQGPALDGDLSTSHELYRIMARGLYPAVPKISFPVADVRDVAAAHIKGALTPEAEGNRYLIGEGQMSLYGLGRIVARELPDLTSKVPKFELPDFAVRALSTVDKRMRTVLPELGEQKAYSNENARKGLGLDLRPADEAATAAIRSLRELRLI; translated from the coding sequence ATGGCAGCAAATCCTCCGGTCGTCGTCACCGGCGCAAGCGGCCTCATTGCCAAATATACGATCGCCGAATTCCTGCGGCGCGGCTTCGCGGTTCGGGGAACGCTTCGGAGCATGGATAAGGCGGACGAAGTCCGTCGCGCGGTGGCAAAGCTCGGCTGCGACCCCGAGAAGGTGTCATTTATCGTTGCCGATCTTTCGGGTGACGGCGGCTGGGACGAAGCCGTCGCCGGCAGCGAAATCGTCGTTCATACCGCGTCGCCGTTTCCGATCGCCCAGCCGAGCGATCCGGAAGAGGTGATCCGCCCGGCAGTCGATGGAACCTTGCGCGTGTTGAAGGCCGCGACGCGAGGTGCCGTCCGGCGTGTGGTTCTGACTTCTTCGACGGTTGCGATCTTCTATCCGAGTGATGTTCCCAAGGGGCACATCTATTCGGAAGCCGACGTTACGGACGAAACGCGCCGCGATCTCACGCCCTACATAAAGTCGAAAACGATCGCCGAAAAAGCGGCTTGGGATTTTACCGAGTCGGAGCCTGGCGCTCCCGGCCTCGTCGTCATCAATCCGAGCTTCGTTCAGGGGCCCGCACTCGACGGCGATCTTTCGACGTCGCATGAGCTTTATCGCATCATGGCGCGGGGTCTCTATCCGGCCGTTCCGAAGATCAGTTTCCCGGTTGCCGACGTGCGGGATGTGGCCGCAGCGCACATCAAAGGTGCACTGACGCCGGAAGCGGAGGGCAACCGCTATCTGATCGGAGAAGGGCAGATGAGCCTCTACGGGCTTGGCCGGATCGTGGCGCGCGAGTTGCCGGATCTCACCTCCAAGGTCCCGAAGTTCGAGCTTCCAGATTTCGCCGTGCGGGCCCTTTCAACCGTCGACAAAAGGATGCGAACAGTTCTTCCCGAGCTCGGCGAGCAAAAGGCTTACAGCAACGAGAATGCAAGGAAGGGGCTTGGCCTCGACCTGCGGCCTGCTGACGAGGCCGCAACGGCCGCGATCCGATCATTACGAGAGCTCAGGTTGATCTAG
- a CDS encoding AAA family ATPase: MSARYVVLSGCSGGGKSTLLAELRRRGYSTVDEPGRRVIKAEIDNGGRALPWVDLAAFARRAIDVSIEDRNAAADLPGCVFFDRSLVDAAAALEHATGEPVLERLGRQHRYNPTVFLTPPWPEIYVPDSERKHDLNAAISEYERLERIYPALGYRVVVLPKISVERRANLVLAELGTAFA; the protein is encoded by the coding sequence ATGAGCGCGAGATATGTCGTTCTGTCGGGCTGCTCCGGCGGGGGAAAGTCGACGCTCCTCGCAGAGCTTCGGCGGCGAGGTTACAGCACTGTCGATGAACCGGGCAGGCGCGTGATCAAAGCCGAAATCGACAACGGTGGACGAGCGCTCCCTTGGGTCGACCTCGCAGCATTCGCGCGGCGCGCGATCGATGTCTCCATCGAGGATCGTAACGCGGCCGCAGACCTGCCGGGTTGCGTGTTCTTTGACCGCAGCCTTGTGGACGCCGCCGCTGCGTTGGAGCACGCAACGGGAGAGCCCGTGCTGGAACGGCTCGGCAGGCAGCACCGCTATAATCCGACAGTCTTCCTCACGCCGCCGTGGCCCGAAATTTACGTTCCTGACTCCGAGCGCAAGCATGATTTGAACGCTGCGATATCCGAGTACGAGCGGCTTGAGCGAATATATCCGGCGTTAGGCTATCGAGTGGTTGTACTTCCGAAGATAAGCGTCGAGAGGCGGGCGAACCTTGTCTTGGCCGAACTGGGAACGGCATTCGCCTGA
- a CDS encoding Do family serine endopeptidase yields the protein MTMKNLVLVCAAAVLGLSVAPKLFSPAEVSFAQEKLPPPSREAAQYSFSPIVKKAAPAVVNVYVRTRVQTFDSPFANDPFFRQFFGRALGRPSERVMSSLGSGVIVSPEGLIVTNTHVIKGGGDTAIRVALADKREFDAKVIAQDEKADIAVLKIDGAEGSFPYLRFDDSDSLEVGDLVLAIGNPFGVGQTVTSGIVSALSRTEVGQSDSQVFIQTDAAINPGNSGGALVDMSGRLVGINTMIYSQSGGSVGIGFAIPSNLVRLYADSAAGGRKVERPWIGAKLEAMSHDIAQGLGLNRVSGAVVTRLYDKGPAADAGLEAGDVITAVDGVEVVDARGVYYRLTTKGIGQSARLTVLRSNKPVDVNLPLVGAPKPGKDDAKNLSGNHPLDGARISNILPSVADELGLDQSEGVVVTSVRDGSTAQTFGFKPGDIIAAIGADQIANVDEAEKALSTRKRLWQISVKRGERVLQLQVPG from the coding sequence ATGACCATGAAAAACCTCGTTCTGGTTTGCGCCGCCGCCGTCTTGGGCCTGAGCGTTGCGCCGAAGCTCTTCAGTCCGGCTGAGGTCTCGTTTGCCCAGGAGAAACTGCCGCCGCCCTCGCGCGAAGCCGCGCAGTATTCGTTTTCACCGATCGTGAAAAAAGCGGCGCCCGCAGTCGTCAACGTCTATGTCCGAACTCGCGTCCAGACGTTCGACTCCCCGTTCGCCAACGATCCCTTTTTCCGTCAGTTCTTCGGCAGGGCGCTCGGCCGTCCGTCGGAAAGGGTGATGAGTTCTCTGGGCTCCGGCGTCATCGTCAGTCCCGAGGGCCTGATCGTAACCAATACCCACGTGATCAAGGGCGGCGGCGATACGGCAATCCGCGTCGCATTGGCAGACAAGCGCGAGTTCGATGCAAAGGTCATCGCTCAAGACGAGAAAGCCGACATTGCCGTCCTGAAGATCGACGGCGCTGAAGGAAGCTTCCCCTATCTTCGCTTCGACGATTCCGACAGCCTCGAGGTCGGCGATCTCGTGCTGGCGATCGGCAACCCCTTCGGCGTCGGCCAGACCGTGACGAGCGGCATCGTCTCGGCGTTGTCGCGCACGGAGGTTGGACAATCCGACAGCCAAGTCTTTATTCAGACCGACGCCGCCATCAACCCCGGCAACTCGGGCGGAGCGCTCGTTGATATGTCGGGCCGCCTCGTCGGCATCAATACGATGATCTATTCGCAATCGGGCGGCTCCGTCGGCATCGGCTTCGCGATCCCGTCGAACCTGGTGCGCCTCTACGCGGACAGCGCAGCCGGAGGCCGGAAAGTCGAAAGACCTTGGATCGGCGCGAAGCTCGAAGCCATGTCCCACGACATCGCCCAAGGCCTCGGCCTCAACCGCGTTTCCGGCGCCGTCGTAACCCGCCTTTACGACAAAGGCCCTGCAGCCGACGCCGGCCTGGAAGCGGGCGACGTCATCACTGCCGTTGACGGCGTCGAAGTGGTCGACGCGCGTGGCGTCTATTATCGGCTGACCACGAAAGGCATTGGCCAGAGCGCCCGCCTGACCGTCCTGCGCAGCAACAAGCCGGTCGATGTCAATCTGCCGCTCGTCGGCGCGCCGAAGCCCGGCAAGGACGACGCGAAAAACCTGTCGGGCAATCATCCGCTCGATGGCGCGAGAATCTCGAATATCCTCCCATCGGTCGCCGATGAACTTGGGCTCGACCAGTCGGAAGGTGTTGTCGTCACCTCCGTGCGCGATGGATCCACCGCCCAGACGTTCGGCTTCAAGCCGGGCGATATCATCGCCGCAATCGGCGCCGACCAGATCGCCAACGTCGACGAAGCGGAAAAGGCCCTCTCGACGCGCAAACGGCTTTGGCAAATCTCGGTCAAACGCGGCGAGCGCGTGCTGCAGCTCCAAGTGCCCGGCTGA
- a CDS encoding ParB-like protein: protein MAQDDSTTASQSPTPALHAVAISELRPTQMTVGMREVEQKRQDWRGLAPTKSGQFLGRHMIPVVRGPKGRYYVIDHHHLARALYEEKVEQILISPVADLRALDKDEFWTFMDNRGWMHPFDAEGQRQPRTALPKSIADLVDDPYRSLAGELRFAGGYAKDTTPFSEFLWADALRRRVDAKTAKDDFETALQKSLEFAKSPDAGYLPGWCGPHARA, encoded by the coding sequence ATGGCTCAAGATGATTCAACGACCGCGTCTCAATCGCCGACCCCCGCTCTTCACGCCGTTGCAATCTCGGAACTTCGGCCAACGCAAATGACCGTCGGTATGCGAGAGGTGGAGCAAAAACGTCAGGACTGGCGTGGCCTCGCGCCGACCAAGTCGGGTCAATTCCTCGGCCGTCACATGATCCCTGTCGTGCGCGGCCCCAAAGGCCGCTATTACGTGATCGATCATCACCATCTTGCGCGTGCGCTGTACGAAGAAAAGGTCGAGCAGATTCTCATCTCGCCGGTCGCCGATCTCCGCGCACTCGACAAGGATGAGTTCTGGACGTTCATGGACAATCGCGGCTGGATGCATCCCTTCGATGCGGAGGGACAGCGCCAGCCCCGCACGGCTTTGCCCAAAAGTATTGCCGATCTCGTGGACGATCCCTATCGCAGTTTGGCGGGCGAGCTGCGGTTCGCGGGCGGATACGCCAAGGACACGACGCCCTTCAGCGAATTTCTCTGGGCCGACGCGTTGCGCCGCCGGGTCGACGCCAAGACAGCCAAAGACGATTTCGAAACGGCATTGCAGAAATCCCTCGAATTCGCGAAGAGTCCCGATGCCGGTTATCTGCCGGGATGGTGCGGCCCCCACGCGCGCGCGTAG
- the rplQ gene encoding 50S ribosomal protein L17, with product MRHKKLGRRFGRHVGHRQAMFSNMAAALIKHEQIVTTLPKAKDLKRVVDKYITLAKRGDLNSRRLAIARLRDEDMVKKLFDILGPRYKDRNGGYTRVLKAGFRYGDNSPRAVIELVDRDESVKGAEDKARHEAMLAEQAASN from the coding sequence ATGCGACACAAGAAGCTTGGCCGCCGCTTTGGCCGTCACGTCGGTCACCGTCAGGCAATGTTCTCGAACATGGCCGCAGCTCTCATCAAGCACGAGCAGATCGTCACCACGCTGCCGAAGGCGAAAGACCTGAAGCGCGTCGTCGACAAGTACATCACGCTCGCGAAGCGCGGCGACTTGAACTCGCGTCGCCTGGCAATTGCCCGCCTTCGCGATGAAGACATGGTCAAGAAGCTCTTCGATATTCTCGGACCGCGTTACAAAGACCGCAACGGCGGCTATACGCGCGTGCTGAAAGCCGGCTTCCGTTACGGCGACAACTCGCCCCGCGCCGTCATCGAACTCGTCGATCGCGACGAGAGCGTGAAGGGCGCCGAGGACAAGGCTCGTCACGAAGCGATGCTCGCCGAGCAGGCCGCTTCGAACTGA
- a CDS encoding VIT family protein — MEAKQAVAVAEQHVVERMNWLRAAVLGANDGILSTASLIAGVAAADSSPKAIVIAGIAGLVAGALSMAAGEYVSVSSQADAEGADLARERKELVEQPEFELQELADIYAKRGVEPALARQVAKQLMAHDALGTHAREELGISEMTIARPITAALASAASFSVGASVPLLAAIAASGGRVTLIVTVASLICLAALGVVGARIGGANVWRATARVTFWGALAMALTAAIGHLSGYAV; from the coding sequence ATGGAAGCGAAGCAAGCCGTGGCCGTAGCCGAACAGCACGTCGTTGAACGAATGAACTGGCTTCGCGCGGCCGTGCTCGGTGCGAACGACGGCATCCTCTCGACCGCAAGCTTGATAGCTGGCGTCGCGGCGGCCGATTCCTCGCCCAAGGCGATTGTAATTGCGGGCATCGCCGGGCTCGTCGCGGGCGCTCTCTCGATGGCCGCGGGCGAGTACGTATCCGTCAGCTCACAGGCCGATGCCGAAGGAGCCGACCTCGCGCGCGAACGCAAAGAGCTTGTCGAACAGCCTGAGTTCGAACTGCAAGAACTCGCGGATATCTACGCAAAACGCGGCGTCGAGCCGGCGCTGGCGCGTCAGGTTGCCAAACAGCTCATGGCGCACGATGCCCTCGGCACCCATGCGCGCGAGGAGCTTGGTATTTCAGAAATGACGATCGCCCGCCCGATCACGGCTGCCCTTGCCTCGGCGGCGTCATTCTCTGTTGGCGCTTCGGTGCCGCTGCTGGCCGCAATTGCGGCATCCGGCGGCCGCGTGACGTTGATCGTAACCGTCGCCTCGCTCATATGCCTTGCGGCGCTGGGCGTGGTCGGAGCCCGCATCGGCGGGGCAAATGTTTGGCGTGCAACCGCCCGGGTTACCTTTTGGGGCGCCCTGGCGATGGCCCTGACCGCAGCCATCGGCCATCTTTCCGGGTATGCGGTTTAA